TCTTTGACGTCATTCTGAGGGCGTAGCCCGAAGAAACGAGAGCAAGGCGAATGAAACAGGTTGTTTGCAAGCCTATTTCTGTGCCAAAGCCTCGGACGCAAAGCGTCAATCCAGTTAAATTTACTTCCAGCATCAAATTTCTTACTCCTTACAGCATATGCAACTAAAACTCGGTATTTCCACTTGCCCAAATGACACGTTCATCTACGAAGCCTTGCTCCAGGGGCTCGAAAATTCCCCATTTGAATGGAAAGTGACGTTTGCCGACGTGCAGACGCTTAACGAAATGGTCCTTCGGGGCGAACTCGACGTCGCAAAGATTAGTGCCCAGGTCTATCCCCATATTGCTGAAACCTACCGCTGCCTCGGTTGTGGGGGAGCTATCGGGTACGGCTGTGGCCCGCTTTTACTCTCTTCGGAGTCGGGTACGTTCAATCCGGAGCTCTCGACGACCCTTCCGGGCGCCAATACGACCGCAGTGCTCCTTTTCAAGTTTTGGTACGCCCATCAGTTCAAAAACGCTCCAAAGCTCGAATACGCCCTCTTTAACGAGGTTTATCAGGGACTCCTGAACAAGAATATCCCTCAGGGCGTTACTATCCACGAG
This genomic stretch from Fibrobacter sp. UWB16 harbors:
- a CDS encoding 1,4-dihydroxy-6-naphthoate synthase; the encoded protein is MQLKLGISTCPNDTFIYEALLQGLENSPFEWKVTFADVQTLNEMVLRGELDVAKISAQVYPHIAETYRCLGCGGAIGYGCGPLLLSSESGTFNPELSTTLPGANTTAVLLFKFWYAHQFKNAPKLEYALFNEVYQGLLNKNIPQGVTIHEHRFTWKRDGLHLLQDLGAYWEQETGSPIPLGIAVAKKELGYATIESVENEIRRSLQIARQRHNPVTPFIVEKAQIDDDEVIKSHIAMFVNDFSENVGEAGWRALENLWRLSHC